A genomic region of Chitinimonas arctica contains the following coding sequences:
- a CDS encoding ShlB/FhaC/HecB family hemolysin secretion/activation protein, whose product MKPLCIALLLALAFPVYAAETLKFSIRQYRVEGNTVLPDARLQATLQPFTGEERDFADVQRALEALEGLYRKAGFGALQVYLPEQELNQGTVLFKVVEPRLGQVRIEGNQYFGEGNVRRSLPALRPGEIPNTAEMAANLRLANESPSRRATVTLQSGTTPQSVDAEVKVSDEKPWRVFSSLDNSGTHETGDTRLSLGFQHANLFDRDHVLTGQLTTSPERPSKVKIFGAGYRLPFYERGDSLSLFAGYSSVDSGALQGLFNISGKGSVAGARYNQALDSRGAYQHKLVWGLDWRRFDTQTTFGTGGRLPGSRYIVRPVSLAYQGQWQNSTWSLDFNAAVARNLPQGADLGRADSTGVAPSGRVGAKSRYSVGRFGGNAYLTLPADWTGHLALNSQFSGDALPSGEQFGLGGANSIRGYEERVLANDKGVSFNLEAYTPDMGKRLGWQNLSLRMLAFYDWGRLTRNDALAGETDSVELSGAGVGIRLGWGKHASVRLDIAKGLKDIAGQDKSDTKAHVSAIVSY is encoded by the coding sequence ATGAAACCGCTATGTATCGCGCTTCTGCTTGCGCTCGCTTTTCCCGTATACGCGGCGGAAACGCTTAAATTCTCGATTCGGCAATACCGGGTCGAAGGAAATACCGTGTTGCCGGATGCACGCCTTCAAGCCACGCTTCAGCCCTTTACCGGGGAGGAGCGCGATTTCGCCGATGTGCAGCGGGCGCTTGAGGCGCTGGAAGGACTCTATCGCAAGGCTGGCTTTGGGGCTTTGCAGGTTTATCTGCCGGAGCAGGAGCTGAACCAGGGCACCGTGCTGTTCAAGGTGGTGGAGCCTCGCCTCGGCCAGGTGCGGATCGAGGGCAATCAGTATTTTGGCGAAGGCAATGTCCGCCGCTCGCTACCGGCACTCCGCCCCGGCGAAATCCCCAATACCGCCGAGATGGCCGCCAATCTGCGCCTGGCCAATGAGAGCCCGTCGCGGCGGGCCACCGTCACTTTGCAATCCGGTACGACCCCGCAATCGGTCGATGCCGAGGTCAAGGTCAGCGACGAGAAGCCCTGGCGGGTGTTTTCCAGCCTGGACAACAGCGGCACCCATGAAACCGGCGATACGCGCCTGTCGCTGGGTTTCCAGCATGCCAATCTATTCGATCGCGACCATGTGTTGACCGGCCAGCTCACCACGTCGCCGGAGCGTCCCAGCAAGGTCAAGATATTCGGCGCGGGTTACCGCCTGCCATTTTACGAGCGGGGCGATAGCCTCAGCCTGTTCGCCGGTTACTCCAGCGTGGATTCCGGCGCCCTGCAGGGACTGTTCAATATCAGCGGCAAGGGCTCGGTAGCGGGGGCGCGCTATAACCAGGCCCTGGATAGCCGTGGCGCCTACCAGCACAAGCTGGTGTGGGGACTGGACTGGCGTCGCTTCGATACGCAGACGACCTTTGGCACGGGCGGACGGCTGCCGGGTAGCCGCTATATCGTGCGGCCGGTCAGCCTGGCTTATCAGGGCCAATGGCAGAACAGCACCTGGTCGCTGGATTTCAACGCGGCCGTGGCCCGTAACCTGCCGCAAGGCGCCGATCTGGGACGCGCCGACAGCACTGGCGTGGCGCCCTCCGGCCGGGTCGGCGCCAAGAGCCGCTACAGCGTTGGTCGCTTTGGCGGCAATGCCTATTTGACCCTGCCGGCCGATTGGACCGGGCATCTGGCCCTGAATAGCCAGTTCAGCGGCGATGCCCTGCCATCGGGCGAGCAGTTCGGCCTGGGGGGCGCCAACAGCATCCGTGGCTACGAGGAACGGGTGCTGGCCAACGATAAGGGTGTTTCGTTCAACCTGGAGGCCTATACGCCCGATATGGGCAAGCGGCTGGGTTGGCAAAATCTCAGCCTGCGTATGCTGGCATTTTATGATTGGGGCCGGTTGACGCGTAACGACGCGCTGGCAGGCGAAACGGATAGCGTAGAACTATCCGGTGCGGGGGTGGGGATAAGGCTGGGCTGGGGCAAGCATGCCTCGGTTCGTTTAGATATTGCCAAGGGTTTGAAGGACATTGCCGGACAGGACAAGAGCGATACCAAGGCTCATGTCTCCGCCATTGTTTCCTACTAG
- a CDS encoding malonic semialdehyde reductase, translating into MKSPLATAALDQLFVEARTYNSFSDRAVDDATLQALYDLLKWGPTSANSSPARFVFVKSAAAKEKLRPALSEGNLAKTIAAPVNVIVAYDLEFAEQLPKLFPHADARSWFAGNDALIQTTAFRNGSLQGAYLMMAARSLGLDCGPMSGFDNAKVDAAFFAGSSIKSNFLINLGYGTAEGLYPRSPRLAFEEACRIE; encoded by the coding sequence ATGAAATCGCCACTTGCCACCGCTGCGCTCGACCAGTTGTTCGTCGAGGCGCGTACCTACAATTCTTTTTCTGACCGCGCCGTGGACGATGCCACTTTGCAGGCGCTGTACGACCTGCTCAAGTGGGGGCCGACCAGCGCGAATTCTTCGCCGGCCCGCTTTGTATTCGTGAAGTCGGCGGCGGCCAAGGAAAAACTCCGGCCGGCGCTGTCCGAAGGCAACCTGGCCAAGACCATTGCGGCGCCGGTCAATGTGATCGTGGCGTATGACCTGGAATTCGCCGAACAGCTGCCCAAGCTGTTCCCCCACGCCGATGCCCGCAGCTGGTTTGCCGGCAACGATGCGCTGATCCAGACCACGGCTTTCCGCAACGGCAGCCTGCAGGGCGCTTACCTGATGATGGCGGCCCGCTCCCTGGGGTTGGATTGCGGTCCCATGTCCGGTTTCGATAACGCCAAGGTGGACGCCGCCTTCTTCGCCGGTAGCAGCATCAAGTCGAACTTTTTGATCAATCTCGGCTACGGTACGGCTGAGGGTCTGTATCCACGCAGCCCGCGGCTGGCCTTCGAGGAAGCTTGCCGCATAGAGTGA
- a CDS encoding YDG domain-containing protein, with protein MSNMRQPRFVLNSLVLATLACYCPTALANPAGATVVSGSASVQQQGNQLLIANTPGAIINWSSFSIGQGELTRFVQQGGDSAVLNRVIGQDASQILGQLQSNGRVFLINPNGIVFGQGAQVDTAGLVASTLNISDQDFQSGRLRFQGGEGGSIRNAAHLNTSQGGFVYLIAPAIENSGVIVSPQGEIVLAAGHSVELVDGVDTSLRVKLSADRGEAVNVGQLIAEQGRIGIFAAAIRQQGVAIANRAERGAGGQIVFKAGSDITLAAGSQTRAQGGEVKVDAGRRLQVDGDVDVSNQSGKGGLASLLGNDVSVDALIDASGRDGGGSILVGGDFHGANPAVRNAQFTALGEKARLNADAGGRGDGGTAVVWADQRTHALGKVSARGGALGGNGGNVEISGKQQLSFQADVDTRAAKGKVGHLLLDPANWTVCANVGPGCDQDVGFITGATTNVTLSVANHLIFDSSVGTQSLAYDMTLESTVGDVKLNPSVSLTSGGVMKLIAFNQILLDNASLSGSQVELHAGSGGISQTGTINSSVVKLTTAGGDASLSGLTSGSGSVSLDATLTGSGNTLSVDSGVTLMLAGLSWNGTANLTVANGGISQSVPITVQRLNAMTSGTSGAATDISLGIGSNQIDELQAQIDCSGGGCSRYINVGSSSALQIAGTGVTNNTSGSAILTGSGGIFLNDAQVAAPSVTLLAPGNALTSTGTSGVVRGNNIYLQNNGEGGYTGSVGTEASPFKIASWTGTASQLYLSFGGGGLSSVDLVSSHDIQLYTLELSANARLFLQSAMAVDTYNIASINTGTSDLTLKSLGGLLTLSPSANLSGHNVTLGSGATTPFTTGSLVLTATDIAKLVTGGTLDISAASAISGVNGVLFGAGGDATLQSAVSSSAGNVILATSGNFHRMGAGALVPGGGGHYEIWSTNPTLDTLNGLIPDFKQYNAIAGTSTVLGSGNGLLYSVAPTVTVGLGGSTSKGYDGTTAISTTGITYTATPDIALGDIFTPTGTSASLADKNAGSGKSVTVSGIAVTAKDGNNVPILGYQLASTSAMGNVGMVNPASLSVSTGNVSKVYDAGISAAGTAVVTAGTVYAGDSVSGGTFAFADKNVGSGNKTVHVSGVTVGDGVNNANYTVSYVDNLTSTISPLSVSLSGVLANDKTYDGNTTATISSFGSLSGVLGGDTVGISGGTGNFIDKNVGTNKAATIIGLTLTGADAGNYLFNPAVSTTAQITQKHLALSGTVIDNKVYDGSDMANVSSLGSLTGIVGADVVSGSGGSASFADKHAGLAKPVTLSGVTLSGTDSGNYKILAAVVGNADITPKSLTLSGVAVSDKVYDGTNVAAISSLGSLSGIIVEDDVSSSGGTATFIDKHVGTGKSISVSGLTLSGMDAGNYTFAGSVSTSAAITPLTVQLNGLSVANKVYDGTTVALLGNPGSLSGTIAGDDVSAGGLDAKFGDKNVGAGKAVTVSGVILSGADAGNYLVTLPSGFSANITPATLTLGGSAGGNTKTYDGNTLATLSNFGTLEGLVAGDAVNVTGKGEYADRHVGIGKAITVTQLALAGQDAGNYTLGTSSLQASGEILRLASVNWVGGNSGSWGEAANWTGGAIPDRQNVAAVVLPVGVTVSYDATLQGDTKLEQLSGGGNVAMSGGQLAVASSANVGGWQQSGGSFSAAALTVANSFQQTGGSIALSGGKLDANQSSGGMLVGEITAGQISLTSQGDILSGIGTGNTLRADTASLTAGGRVGLPSTSLNKLQVAAVGNVDLVNSLALSVLSASSSSGNIKIEANGGLTTVDTVVAAGTIELITHSPMQIGSGGIQAGQGIALRSGENTGDDDITLNGNLQSTTGGCDITAGGSIAQNGNIGLGGNGNVNLKALTGGLTMANGAATSTNGGGIAYQAVGDVVLGYLDAGTGSVAVSASQGGVLSAAAGLTNVRGGQLNVNAGGKIELGADVPAGQLKLTSAIGNSVVRDRNGVILSNDGGVPVSTDQAQTQTITGLSNVGTQINDAAEVKDDQQQKIDQQSDTKQKTDSQSDDKANGSSDEKRRKAKKC; from the coding sequence ATGAGTAATATGCGCCAGCCCCGTTTCGTGCTGAATTCGCTCGTCCTGGCGACCCTTGCCTGCTACTGCCCCACCGCGCTGGCCAACCCCGCCGGCGCCACCGTGGTGTCCGGCAGCGCCAGCGTTCAGCAGCAGGGCAACCAGTTGCTGATCGCCAATACGCCTGGCGCCATCATCAACTGGTCGTCCTTCTCCATCGGCCAGGGCGAGTTGACCCGCTTTGTGCAGCAGGGTGGCGACAGTGCGGTGCTGAACCGGGTGATCGGGCAGGATGCGTCCCAGATCCTCGGCCAACTGCAATCCAATGGTCGGGTATTCCTGATCAACCCCAATGGCATCGTGTTCGGCCAGGGCGCGCAAGTCGATACCGCCGGCTTGGTGGCTTCCACGCTCAATATCAGCGATCAGGATTTCCAGTCCGGCCGATTGCGCTTCCAGGGCGGCGAGGGCGGTTCCATCCGCAATGCAGCCCATCTCAATACCAGCCAGGGTGGTTTCGTCTATCTGATCGCGCCGGCGATTGAGAATAGCGGCGTGATCGTGTCGCCTCAGGGTGAGATCGTATTGGCGGCCGGCCATAGCGTGGAATTGGTCGATGGCGTGGATACCAGCCTGCGCGTCAAGCTGAGCGCGGATAGGGGCGAGGCCGTCAATGTCGGCCAGTTGATCGCCGAGCAAGGGCGTATCGGCATCTTCGCGGCGGCCATTCGGCAGCAGGGGGTGGCCATCGCCAACCGGGCCGAACGGGGCGCGGGCGGGCAGATCGTCTTCAAGGCCGGATCGGATATCACCCTGGCCGCGGGTAGCCAGACCCGCGCCCAGGGCGGCGAAGTGAAGGTGGACGCGGGCCGGCGGCTGCAGGTCGATGGCGACGTGGATGTGTCGAACCAGTCCGGGAAGGGCGGTTTGGCCAGTCTGTTGGGTAACGATGTCAGCGTCGATGCCCTGATCGACGCCAGTGGCCGGGACGGCGGCGGTAGCATCCTGGTCGGCGGCGATTTCCATGGCGCCAATCCGGCGGTACGCAATGCCCAGTTCACGGCACTGGGCGAGAAGGCCAGGCTTAACGCCGATGCCGGCGGACGGGGCGATGGCGGCACGGCGGTGGTCTGGGCCGACCAGCGCACCCATGCGCTCGGCAAGGTCAGCGCCAGGGGGGGCGCGCTCGGCGGCAACGGCGGCAATGTGGAAATATCGGGCAAGCAACAGCTGAGTTTCCAGGCCGATGTCGATACGCGCGCCGCCAAGGGCAAAGTGGGGCATTTACTGCTCGATCCCGCCAATTGGACCGTCTGCGCCAACGTGGGCCCGGGTTGCGATCAGGATGTGGGCTTTATCACCGGGGCGACAACGAATGTCACGCTGTCGGTTGCCAATCACCTGATCTTCGATTCCAGCGTGGGCACGCAATCGCTCGCCTATGATATGACGCTCGAATCCACGGTCGGCGACGTCAAGCTCAATCCCTCCGTCAGCCTGACGTCCGGCGGCGTGATGAAGCTGATCGCCTTCAACCAGATACTGCTGGACAACGCCAGCTTGAGCGGCTCGCAGGTCGAATTGCACGCCGGTTCGGGCGGGATCAGCCAGACCGGCACCATCAACAGCTCGGTGGTGAAGCTGACCACCGCGGGTGGCGATGCGAGCCTGAGCGGCCTCACCAGCGGCAGTGGCTCGGTGAGCCTGGATGCCACCCTGACGGGCAGCGGCAATACCTTGTCGGTGGATAGCGGTGTGACGCTGATGCTGGCTGGCCTGAGCTGGAACGGTACGGCCAACCTCACGGTGGCCAACGGCGGTATCAGCCAGAGTGTGCCGATTACCGTCCAGCGTCTAAACGCCATGACGTCGGGCACATCGGGCGCGGCCACCGATATCTCGCTGGGCATCGGCAGCAACCAGATCGATGAATTGCAGGCACAGATCGACTGCAGCGGCGGCGGCTGCTCGCGGTATATCAATGTGGGGTCCAGTTCGGCACTGCAGATCGCCGGCACGGGGGTGACCAACAATACCTCGGGCTCGGCAATACTTACCGGCAGTGGCGGCATCTTCCTCAACGATGCCCAGGTGGCGGCGCCCAGCGTGACCTTGTTGGCACCGGGCAATGCGCTGACCTCGACCGGTACCTCGGGCGTGGTACGCGGCAACAATATCTATCTGCAGAATAACGGCGAAGGCGGTTACACCGGCAGCGTCGGCACCGAGGCCTCGCCATTCAAGATTGCTTCATGGACCGGGACCGCCAGCCAACTCTATCTTTCCTTCGGCGGGGGCGGGCTGAGTTCGGTCGATCTGGTCAGCAGTCACGATATCCAGCTGTATACGCTGGAGCTGAGCGCCAATGCCCGTCTGTTCCTGCAGTCGGCCATGGCGGTCGATACCTACAATATCGCCTCCATCAATACCGGCACGTCCGATCTGACCCTGAAAAGCCTGGGCGGACTCTTGACCCTCAGCCCGAGCGCCAATCTGTCCGGTCACAACGTTACGCTCGGCAGCGGGGCAACGACGCCTTTCACCACGGGTAGCCTGGTGCTGACGGCCACCGATATCGCCAAGCTGGTCACCGGCGGTACGCTGGACATCAGCGCGGCCAGCGCCATTTCCGGCGTTAACGGCGTGCTGTTCGGCGCGGGGGGCGACGCTACGCTGCAAAGCGCGGTCAGCAGCTCGGCCGGGAATGTCATCCTGGCCACCTCCGGCAACTTCCATCGCATGGGTGCGGGCGCACTGGTGCCGGGCGGCGGCGGACATTACGAGATCTGGTCGACCAACCCTACCCTGGATACCCTGAACGGGCTGATCCCGGATTTCAAGCAATACAATGCCATCGCGGGCACCAGCACGGTGCTGGGCAGCGGCAATGGCTTGCTGTATAGCGTGGCGCCTACCGTGACTGTGGGTTTGGGCGGTTCGACCAGCAAGGGCTACGACGGCACCACCGCGATCTCGACCACCGGCATCACCTATACCGCCACGCCCGATATCGCGCTGGGCGATATCTTCACGCCGACCGGGACCTCGGCGAGCCTGGCGGACAAGAATGCGGGTTCCGGCAAGTCCGTGACGGTGTCGGGCATCGCCGTGACGGCCAAGGATGGCAATAATGTGCCTATCCTCGGCTATCAATTGGCCTCTACCAGTGCCATGGGCAATGTCGGCATGGTCAATCCGGCGAGTTTGTCGGTCAGTACCGGCAATGTCAGCAAGGTTTACGATGCGGGCATCAGCGCGGCTGGTACAGCCGTCGTCACCGCCGGTACCGTGTACGCCGGCGATAGCGTCAGCGGCGGTACCTTTGCCTTTGCGGACAAAAACGTCGGCAGCGGCAACAAGACGGTCCATGTCAGCGGCGTGACCGTGGGCGATGGCGTGAACAACGCCAATTACACGGTGAGCTATGTGGACAATCTCACCAGTACCATCTCGCCACTCTCGGTTTCCTTGTCCGGCGTGCTCGCCAACGATAAGACCTATGACGGCAATACCACGGCAACGATCAGCAGTTTCGGTAGCTTGAGCGGTGTGCTCGGCGGCGATACCGTCGGCATCAGCGGCGGCACGGGCAACTTTATCGACAAGAACGTGGGCACCAACAAGGCGGCCACCATCATTGGCCTGACACTGACCGGGGCGGATGCGGGCAATTACCTGTTCAATCCCGCCGTCAGTACCACCGCGCAGATCACGCAGAAGCACCTGGCCCTGAGCGGCACCGTGATCGACAACAAGGTCTACGACGGTAGCGACATGGCCAACGTAAGCAGCTTGGGCAGCCTGACCGGTATCGTCGGCGCCGACGTGGTCAGCGGCAGCGGCGGCTCGGCCAGCTTCGCGGACAAGCATGCCGGTTTGGCCAAACCGGTGACCCTGAGCGGGGTGACCCTGAGCGGTACCGATAGCGGCAATTACAAGATTCTGGCCGCCGTCGTCGGCAACGCCGACATCACGCCCAAGAGCCTCACACTGAGCGGTGTGGCGGTCAGCGACAAGGTCTACGACGGCACCAATGTCGCCGCCATCAGCAGCCTGGGCAGCCTGAGCGGAATTATCGTCGAAGATGACGTGTCATCCAGCGGCGGCACTGCCACCTTTATCGATAAGCATGTCGGTACGGGTAAGAGCATCAGTGTCAGCGGCTTGACGCTGAGCGGCATGGATGCCGGCAATTACACCTTCGCCGGTTCGGTTTCCACCAGCGCGGCCATTACCCCGCTGACGGTACAACTCAACGGGCTTTCGGTGGCCAACAAGGTGTATGACGGGACCACGGTCGCCTTGCTGGGCAATCCGGGTAGCCTGAGCGGCACGATAGCCGGCGACGATGTCAGCGCCGGTGGGCTCGATGCCAAGTTTGGCGACAAGAACGTGGGTGCCGGCAAGGCGGTGACCGTGAGCGGTGTGATTCTGAGCGGCGCCGATGCGGGCAACTACCTGGTCACGCTACCCAGCGGATTCAGCGCCAACATCACCCCGGCCACCCTGACCCTGGGCGGCAGTGCCGGCGGCAATACCAAGACCTATGACGGCAATACGCTGGCGACCCTGAGCAATTTCGGCACTCTCGAAGGCCTGGTCGCGGGCGATGCGGTCAATGTCACCGGGAAAGGCGAATATGCCGACCGACACGTCGGCATCGGCAAGGCCATCACGGTCACACAGCTGGCGCTGGCCGGACAGGATGCCGGTAACTACACCTTGGGTACCAGCAGCCTGCAGGCCAGCGGCGAAATCCTGCGCCTGGCTTCGGTGAACTGGGTGGGCGGCAATAGCGGCAGCTGGGGCGAGGCGGCCAATTGGACCGGCGGGGCGATTCCGGATCGGCAAAACGTGGCGGCGGTAGTGCTGCCCGTCGGCGTGACGGTCAGCTACGACGCGACCCTGCAGGGCGATACCAAGTTGGAGCAATTGAGCGGCGGCGGTAATGTGGCGATGTCGGGCGGACAGTTGGCGGTGGCATCTTCCGCCAATGTGGGCGGCTGGCAGCAGAGCGGCGGCAGTTTCAGCGCGGCCGCACTGACCGTGGCCAATAGCTTCCAGCAAACCGGCGGCAGCATCGCGCTGTCCGGCGGTAAATTGGACGCCAATCAGAGCAGTGGCGGCATGCTGGTCGGCGAGATCACCGCCGGCCAGATCAGTCTGACTTCGCAGGGGGATATCCTCAGCGGCATCGGTACCGGCAACACCTTGCGGGCGGATACCGCCAGCCTGACCGCCGGCGGCCGGGTCGGCCTGCCCAGTACCAGCCTGAATAAATTGCAGGTCGCGGCGGTGGGGAATGTGGACCTGGTCAATTCTCTCGCGCTGAGCGTGCTGTCGGCCTCCTCCAGCAGCGGCAACATCAAGATCGAAGCGAATGGCGGTCTCACTACCGTGGACACCGTGGTCGCGGCCGGTACGATAGAGCTGATCACCCATAGCCCGATGCAGATCGGCAGCGGCGGTATCCAGGCCGGCCAGGGCATTGCCTTGCGTTCCGGCGAGAATACCGGCGACGACGATATCACCCTCAACGGCAATCTCCAGTCCACCACCGGTGGTTGCGATATCACTGCCGGCGGCAGCATCGCCCAGAATGGCAATATCGGCCTGGGTGGCAATGGCAACGTGAATCTGAAGGCGCTCACCGGCGGTCTGACCATGGCGAACGGCGCGGCCACTTCGACCAATGGCGGCGGCATCGCCTACCAGGCCGTGGGTGATGTGGTGCTGGGCTACCTGGATGCGGGTACCGGCTCGGTAGCCGTCAGCGCCAGCCAGGGCGGTGTGCTGTCGGCAGCGGCGGGGCTGACCAACGTTCGCGGCGGCCAGCTGAATGTGAATGCGGGCGGCAAGATCGAACTGGGTGCGGATGTGCCGGCAGGCCAGCTGAAATTGACCAGCGCCATCGGCAACAGCGTGGTGCGCGACCGCAACGGCGTTATCCTGTCGAACGATGGCGGCGTGCCGGTCAGTACCGACCAGGCCCAGACCCAGACCATTACCGGTCTATCCAATGTGGGCACCCAGATCAACGACGCGGCCGAGGTCAAGGACGACCAGCAGCAGAAGATCGATCAGCAGTCGGATACCAAGCAAAAGACGGATAGTCAGTCGGACGATAAGGCCAACGGGAGCAGCGATGAAAAGCGCAGAAAAGCCAAGAAGTGCTGA
- a CDS encoding Bax inhibitor-1/YccA family protein, whose amino-acid sequence MQTQWQSATYDKGMDLAVGRHKVLRNTYMLLALSMVPTALGAWIGMSMQFMVRGWIGLLLFLGVSIGAFFAIERTKNSPVGVAILLAFTGFMGLWLSQFLQVALHFSNGGQMIAMAAGGTAAIFATLATVATVSKRDFSFLGNFLFVGLIVMLLAAVANIFLAIPALTMAISVVGTLIFSAYILYDVSQIVQGGQTNYITATLQLYLDIYNLFVSLLNLLMIFTGEKE is encoded by the coding sequence ATGCAAACCCAATGGCAATCCGCGACCTATGACAAAGGGATGGACCTTGCCGTCGGTCGTCACAAGGTGCTGCGCAATACTTATATGTTGCTGGCACTGTCCATGGTCCCCACGGCACTGGGTGCCTGGATCGGCATGTCCATGCAGTTCATGGTGCGCGGCTGGATAGGCTTGCTGCTGTTCCTGGGCGTCAGCATCGGCGCGTTCTTCGCTATCGAGCGGACCAAGAACAGCCCTGTGGGCGTGGCGATCCTGCTGGCCTTCACCGGCTTCATGGGCCTATGGCTGTCGCAGTTCCTGCAAGTTGCCCTGCACTTCAGCAATGGCGGCCAGATGATCGCCATGGCGGCGGGCGGCACGGCGGCGATCTTCGCCACGCTGGCGACCGTGGCTACTGTCAGCAAGCGGGATTTTTCCTTCCTGGGCAATTTCCTCTTCGTCGGACTGATCGTCATGCTGCTGGCGGCGGTGGCCAATATCTTCCTGGCCATACCGGCGTTGACCATGGCCATTTCGGTGGTCGGTACGCTGATCTTCTCGGCCTACATCCTCTATGACGTGAGCCAGATCGTGCAGGGCGGCCAGACCAACTACATCACGGCCACGCTGCAGCTTTACCTGGACATCTACAACCTGTTCGTCAGCTTGTTGAATCTGCTGATGATCTTTACGGGTGAAAAAGAATAA
- a CDS encoding PDDEXK nuclease domain-containing protein, with the protein MLEKGSQPEAGDLVSPDEAIKDPYVLEFLNLKDEYSESQLEDALIHRLEDFLLELGGDFAFVGRQRRQRRLRIGESWFRVDLLFFHRRLRCLVIIDLKLTLPQRKIYGSRHTKYDGNHKISKGWNHKVTKPLSAELAFLVLDSSLSFTIAVSA; encoded by the coding sequence ATGCTGGAAAAAGGCAGCCAACCCGAAGCTGGTGATCTCGTTTCTCCAGACGAAGCGATCAAGGATCCCTATGTTCTGGAGTTCCTCAACCTCAAGGACGAATATTCCGAATCGCAACTGGAAGACGCGCTGATCCACCGGCTGGAAGACTTCCTGCTCGAATTGGGCGGTGATTTCGCTTTTGTTGGCCGCCAACGCCGCCAACGCCGCCTACGCATCGGCGAAAGCTGGTTCCGCGTCGATCTGCTGTTTTTCCACCGCCGCTTGCGCTGTCTGGTCATCATCGATTTGAAGCTAACCCTTCCGCAGCGGAAAATTTATGGTTCCCGTCACACAAAATATGACGGGAACCATAAAATTTCCAAGGGCTGGAACCATAAAGTTACCAAGCCCTTGTCTGCTGAACTCGCATTTCTTGTCTTGGACTCCTCGCTCAGCTTCACCATTGCTGTATCGGCGTAA
- a CDS encoding FecR family protein: MKSAEKPRSAEPGRYGPLIALLSVLLLVPAYAAQAGTVTQLAGVLTARKLDGGVKILGMQSLVDSGDTLATGVNTYARLKFSDGGELTLRPNTQLRIDDYKFDQAKPQEDNAFFRLVKGGLRAVTGLVGKRSGVDSYRMATPTATIGIRGTNFGLLFCQKEESDCDDYRNNAGVAPGDGLYLDVAEGRITASNEGGQQEYAAGQFGFVATTTSPPIALPPSSGVPIATDKGTNKPIESVLGNSVNQKDFECTVD; encoded by the coding sequence ATGAAAAGCGCAGAAAAGCCAAGAAGTGCTGAGCCGGGCCGTTACGGTCCTTTGATCGCCCTGCTCAGCGTGCTGCTGTTGGTGCCCGCCTATGCAGCGCAGGCTGGTACGGTCACGCAGCTGGCGGGCGTGCTGACGGCGCGCAAGCTGGATGGCGGCGTGAAGATATTGGGTATGCAATCCTTGGTGGATAGCGGCGACACCCTGGCAACCGGGGTGAACACCTATGCCAGGCTCAAGTTCTCGGATGGCGGCGAGCTGACGCTGCGTCCCAATACCCAGCTGCGTATCGACGATTACAAGTTCGACCAGGCCAAGCCGCAGGAAGACAATGCATTTTTTCGGTTGGTGAAAGGCGGTTTGCGGGCCGTGACCGGGCTGGTCGGAAAACGCAGTGGCGTCGATAGCTACCGCATGGCCACGCCGACGGCTACCATCGGTATTCGCGGCACCAATTTCGGCCTGTTATTCTGCCAAAAAGAGGAAAGCGACTGCGACGACTACCGCAACAACGCCGGGGTCGCGCCGGGCGACGGGCTCTACCTGGATGTGGCGGAAGGGCGAATCACCGCCAGCAACGAAGGCGGCCAGCAGGAATACGCGGCTGGCCAGTTTGGTTTCGTCGCCACCACCACCAGTCCGCCTATCGCGCTACCGCCCAGCAGCGGCGTGCCGATTGCAACCGATAAGGGCACTAATAAGCCGATCGAATCGGTGCTGGGGAATTCGGTCAATCAGAAGGATTTCGAATGTACGGTTGATTGA